The Erythrobacter sp. SDW2 region GCGCGTTTCCGGCAAGCCAAAGCTGGCTCGCCCCGCCTGGAATGCCCACAAGTACCGGCGCGGTCTCGTCGGTATAGTTCCGGGCGCCATGCCAGGGGCGAGTGTGCTCGCCGCGCATGCCGCGATGGGCGCGGGGGCAGGTTATGTGAAGCTGCTGGCCGATGGGCCGACCGCTGCGCCGCCGCCCGATCTTGTGCTCGAGACAGGGGATCTGGTGCGGCTCCTGGCGGACGACCGGCTGGGCGCTGTGCTGATCGGCCCGGGGCTGGGTCGGGACGAAGCGGCCCGCTTGCGGCTGGCTGCGGTTCTCGGTTCCGGCAAGCGGCTGGTCATCGATGCCGATGCCTTGCACTTGCTCGATGACGACTTGCTCGAAGGTGCGGACACCTCGCGGATCGTTGTAACGCCGCATGAGGGTGAACTGGCCAAGCTCTGCAACAGCTTCGGCATCCAGGCGGGAAGCAAGGGCGACCGTTCCGTCGCACTTAACCAGAGCACCGGGCTTACGGTGCTCGCCAAGGGCCCGGACACGCTGCTCGCCCACGCCGGCGGCGTGCATTATTTTCCGCAAGGATCGAGCTGGCTGTCGGTCGCGGGCAGCGGTGATGTGCTGGCGGGCATTATCGCAGCGCGGCTGGCTGGCGGGGCGGACCCGGCGACCGCCGCGAGCGAAGGGGTATGGCTGCACCACGAGGCGGCCCGGGCTGCAGGCGTGGCTTTCTCTGCTTCGGCTCTGGCGCAAGCAGTGACAGAAGCCCTTGAACATTTCCTCTAACCAAGCTCCGTTCGCCCTGGGCTTGTCCAAGGGCAGCCCTGCACAGCCGATGGCGCGCACAGAATGGAGAGCAGGGTTTCGACAAGCTCAGCCCGAACGGTTAAGGGGCAGGGGTGAGCGAACCCAACGAAATCATCCGTATTGCTGCGAAGGGCGACGGCGTCACTGCCGCTGGACAGCATGTGCCCGGCGCTGTTCCGGGCGACCGGATTGCTGCAGATGGCCAGTTGATCCCGGGTCCGCACCACGTCACGCCGCCCTGCCGCCACTTCTCCACTTGCGGCGGGTGCCAACTCCAGCACGCTGATGAGGCGGCGCTGGCGCAGTTCATCACCGAACGCGTGGTCCACGCCGCCGAAGGGCAGGGAATCGTCGCCGACATGGTGGCTCCGGCGCACCTCTCTCCTCCGCACGCGCGTCGGCGCGCAACGCTCCATGCCCAGCGGCGGGGCGGTTCCGTCCTGCTCGGCTATCGCGAGGCGCGCTCGCACCAGGTCGTCGACCTTGCCGAGTGCCCGGTGCTGCGGCCCGAATTGTTCGCGCTGGTCGCCACTTTGCGCACAATGCTGGCGCAATGGAGCGGCAAGTTCGCCGCCGATATCGAGCTGGCGCTGGTCGACCAGGGTGTCGTCTGCGGCATCAAGGGCCTCCGGGCCGAGGGGCTGGCGCAGACCGAGGCATTGCTTGACTTCGCCCGCGACAACGCGCTGGCCCGACTGACGGTCGATGACGGCTATGGCCCCGAGACCGTGTGGGAGCCGGAACCCGCGACGATTATGCTGGGCGGGGTGGCAGTAAGCTTCCCTGTTGGCGCGTTCCTGCAAGCGACCGAGGACGGCGAAGCGGCTCTGGTGGCGGCAGCGAGGGAATGGCTCGCCGGTATCACCCCGATTGCCGACCTGTTCTCCGGCCTCGGCACCTTTGCGCTGGCTTTGGCCGGGCCGGAGAAGGTCCTCGCCGCAGAGGCCGCGCGCGATGCCCATCTCGCCTGCCAACAGGCTGCGCGCCGGTCAGGCAAGCCGGTGTTCGCCCAGCACCGCGACCTGTTCCGCAATCCGCTGCTGGCAGAGGAGGTGAGCAAGTTCGGAGCGATCCTGCTCGATCCGCCGCGGGCGGGCGCGCGTGAGCAAGTCGAACAGATTGCCCAGAGCAGTGTGGCGCGTGTCGTCTATGTCAGTTGCAACCCGGCCAGCTGGGCCAAGGATGCCAAGCGACTGGTGGACGCCGGGTTCATGCTGAAGGGAGTGCGCCCGGTGGGGCAGTTCCGCTGGTCGACCCATGTCGAACTGGCGAGCCTTTTCACCCGCTGATCAGGCGCGCAGGACCTCGAGGATCTGCCTCTCCAGCCAAGCCCCCGCTTCGGGTTCGACCCAGGCATGGCTTGCGCCTTCGCAGCGCTGGACGCGCCCGTCGTCGGCTGGCCAGACGCTGTCGAACACCTGCGCGGTGCGGTCGGACTGCGCGAGGACGAATTTCACCGGCCCTTCGAAGCCTTCG contains the following coding sequences:
- a CDS encoding NAD(P)H-hydrate epimerase; amino-acid sequence: MPSSECLRQVLTVAQMQAAEQALVDAGTSVDELMLRAGKGAAEWVWRIGGGRPVTVLCGPGNNGGDGYVIAAEIARRGGAVRVVAPVPPKTDAARKAAEAFRGKTIAEADKADGEVLVDCLFGSGLSRPLSAEHRALLRRLRMEHTHSVAIDVPSGVGADTGAWPDGMAAWDCTLALGAWKRAHWSGEAAVKCGTLKLIDIGIGDTGTAERVSGKPKLARPAWNAHKYRRGLVGIVPGAMPGASVLAAHAAMGAGAGYVKLLADGPTAAPPPDLVLETGDLVRLLADDRLGAVLIGPGLGRDEAARLRLAAVLGSGKRLVIDADALHLLDDDLLEGADTSRIVVTPHEGELAKLCNSFGIQAGSKGDRSVALNQSTGLTVLAKGPDTLLAHAGGVHYFPQGSSWLSVAGSGDVLAGIIAARLAGGADPATAASEGVWLHHEAARAAGVAFSASALAQAVTEALEHFL
- a CDS encoding class I SAM-dependent RNA methyltransferase, which gives rise to MSEPNEIIRIAAKGDGVTAAGQHVPGAVPGDRIAADGQLIPGPHHVTPPCRHFSTCGGCQLQHADEAALAQFITERVVHAAEGQGIVADMVAPAHLSPPHARRRATLHAQRRGGSVLLGYREARSHQVVDLAECPVLRPELFALVATLRTMLAQWSGKFAADIELALVDQGVVCGIKGLRAEGLAQTEALLDFARDNALARLTVDDGYGPETVWEPEPATIMLGGVAVSFPVGAFLQATEDGEAALVAAAREWLAGITPIADLFSGLGTFALALAGPEKVLAAEAARDAHLACQQAARRSGKPVFAQHRDLFRNPLLAEEVSKFGAILLDPPRAGAREQVEQIAQSSVARVVYVSCNPASWAKDAKRLVDAGFMLKGVRPVGQFRWSTHVELASLFTR